The proteins below are encoded in one region of Alistipes indistinctus YIT 12060:
- a CDS encoding UvrD-helicase domain-containing protein gives MGSVSIVRASAGSGKTYRLAYEYIAHVIANPWLYRNILAVTFTNKATEEMKQRIMGELNALASGTESSYLPQLEEELELTPDLIRRRATEVRTKILHDYSHFCVVTIDKFFQRIIRSFLKELGIDANFTLELQTDSILDSATDRMIEEMAVNEPLREWITRFAEEKIEDNKRWDIREDIRKLGAEIFKERYKSLTAGSLSKEELSRVLGEAIGRSRAVTNTMQRIGREALDLIAASGLTIDDFAYGRSGCISYFVKTSEGIVSAYGQRVSDALGSDEKWYGKKSPRIDDIRALIPQLRPRLEELCRLYDDNIRFLNTTALLRENFRSYALLADLSQRIDTLCREQGILPISETNGLLHKLISGNDTPFIYEKAGNAFSHFMIDEFQDTSQQQWSNFVPLLENAVAQDDKSPVLLVGDVKQSIYRWRGGDWQILGGEVNRRFREVADQTLEVNYRSAGTVVRFNNDAIGACVALDNERLNSQLETAREQGSLSAGIRAELTDMLANAYEQHRQQSAKAPENGYIRITQFAREFKEEEADKPPVIATVEELQQRGYSPSDIAILVRYNRDGVKIAKQLLDYKTAHPESPYCYDLVTQEALTIGNAPVASFIVAALKLSSNPEDPIRRALYNQFLGLPLNAPLNDGERDFLQGLRLKGVEEALEELILRYRLHTRTEDIAYIQAIQEQVHTFSASKIADLPLFVKWWEETGRTQSINLPQNSRAITIISIHKSKGLQYKAVIVPYCTWELSPKRGSLLWAAADEAPFDALGEMPIRYKNEMGVSYFSEAFYRETVLAHIDNINMFYVAATRAEEELHLMLHSGRQTDTIGGLIAATFEHSTDDTVRIGELEGLSTTFDGGERYEFGQPYRKAVPPVAPAGVPIYPIRRPDTKLKFKFASQRYFDEGEEIQLAPRNYGILMHKVFENIEHEGQIAEQLDLLRANGILSDEERQHLRDTIADAFADPLVRSWFAPKWETVRNEADIIVPRESAVRRPDRVLTKGTEAVVVDYKFGAVQRKSHAVQIREYMDLLRRMGYRTVRGYLWYVELQQVETV, from the coding sequence ATGGGAAGCGTCAGCATCGTCAGGGCATCGGCCGGATCAGGCAAAACCTACCGGCTTGCATACGAATATATCGCGCACGTAATCGCGAATCCGTGGCTGTACCGGAACATCCTGGCCGTCACCTTCACGAACAAGGCGACCGAGGAGATGAAGCAGCGCATCATGGGCGAACTCAACGCACTCGCCAGCGGGACGGAGAGTTCGTATTTACCGCAGCTCGAAGAAGAATTGGAGCTTACACCGGACCTGATCCGCCGCCGCGCCACGGAAGTCCGGACCAAAATCCTGCATGACTATAGCCATTTTTGCGTCGTGACCATCGACAAGTTCTTCCAACGGATCATCCGCTCATTCCTCAAGGAACTGGGCATCGACGCCAACTTTACATTAGAATTGCAAACCGACTCAATCCTCGACAGCGCCACCGACCGGATGATCGAAGAAATGGCCGTCAACGAACCGCTGCGCGAATGGATCACACGTTTCGCCGAAGAGAAGATCGAGGACAACAAACGGTGGGACATCCGCGAGGATATCCGCAAACTGGGCGCAGAGATTTTCAAAGAGCGCTACAAAAGCCTAACTGCGGGCTCACTGTCCAAAGAGGAGTTGAGCCGGGTACTGGGCGAAGCGATCGGGCGCAGCCGCGCTGTCACGAACACGATGCAGAGGATTGGACGGGAAGCGTTGGACTTAATTGCCGCAAGTGGACTCACGATTGACGATTTCGCCTACGGCAGAAGCGGCTGTATCAGTTATTTCGTCAAAACGAGCGAAGGCATCGTATCCGCCTACGGACAGCGCGTATCGGACGCGCTCGGGTCGGATGAAAAGTGGTACGGTAAAAAATCGCCTCGTATCGACGACATACGGGCACTGATCCCGCAGTTGCGCCCGCGGCTCGAAGAGCTGTGCCGTCTCTACGACGACAATATCCGGTTTTTGAACACGACGGCGCTGCTGCGTGAAAATTTCCGCAGCTATGCCCTGCTGGCCGACCTCTCGCAACGGATCGACACACTCTGCCGGGAACAGGGCATCCTGCCGATCTCCGAAACGAACGGCCTGCTGCACAAGCTAATCAGCGGCAACGACACGCCGTTTATCTACGAAAAAGCGGGGAACGCCTTCTCGCACTTCATGATCGACGAATTTCAGGACACTTCGCAGCAGCAATGGAGCAATTTCGTCCCGTTGCTGGAAAATGCCGTAGCACAGGACGATAAATCTCCCGTCCTGCTGGTCGGCGACGTCAAACAATCCATCTACCGATGGCGGGGCGGCGATTGGCAGATTCTCGGCGGAGAGGTGAACCGCCGTTTCCGGGAAGTCGCCGACCAAACGCTCGAGGTCAATTACCGCAGTGCAGGTACCGTCGTGCGCTTCAACAACGACGCTATCGGAGCCTGTGTAGCACTCGACAACGAACGGCTCAACAGCCAGCTGGAAACGGCGCGCGAACAGGGCTCTTTATCTGCGGGGATACGTGCCGAACTGACCGACATGCTTGCAAACGCATACGAGCAACACCGGCAACAAAGCGCCAAAGCGCCGGAGAACGGTTATATCCGCATCACGCAATTCGCACGCGAATTCAAGGAGGAAGAGGCCGACAAACCGCCTGTGATCGCAACGGTCGAAGAGCTGCAGCAACGCGGTTACTCGCCCAGCGACATCGCCATCCTCGTACGCTACAACCGCGACGGGGTAAAGATCGCGAAACAACTGCTCGACTATAAAACCGCACACCCCGAATCACCCTACTGCTACGACCTGGTCACGCAGGAGGCGCTGACCATCGGCAATGCTCCGGTCGCATCGTTCATCGTAGCGGCGCTCAAGCTCTCGTCGAATCCCGAGGACCCGATCCGGCGCGCTTTATACAATCAATTCCTGGGATTGCCGCTCAATGCTCCGCTGAACGACGGGGAACGGGATTTCTTACAGGGTTTGCGGCTCAAAGGCGTCGAAGAAGCACTCGAAGAACTGATCCTGCGTTACCGGCTGCACACCCGGACCGAAGACATTGCTTACATCCAGGCCATTCAAGAGCAGGTACATACGTTCAGCGCTTCAAAAATCGCGGACCTGCCGCTTTTTGTCAAATGGTGGGAGGAAACAGGACGAACCCAGTCGATCAACCTGCCGCAAAACAGCCGGGCCATCACAATCATCTCGATCCACAAATCCAAGGGACTGCAATACAAAGCGGTAATCGTCCCTTACTGTACGTGGGAACTCTCGCCCAAGCGCGGTTCGCTGCTTTGGGCCGCTGCCGACGAAGCACCGTTCGACGCATTGGGTGAGATGCCCATCCGTTACAAAAACGAGATGGGGGTATCCTATTTCTCGGAGGCCTTTTACCGGGAAACGGTACTCGCCCACATCGACAATATCAATATGTTCTACGTAGCAGCCACACGGGCAGAAGAGGAGCTCCACCTGATGCTCCACAGCGGCCGGCAGACCGACACGATCGGGGGACTGATCGCCGCGACGTTCGAACATTCGACCGACGACACGGTCCGGATCGGTGAACTGGAAGGCCTCAGCACGACTTTCGACGGGGGTGAGCGGTATGAATTCGGACAGCCCTACCGGAAAGCCGTTCCACCGGTTGCACCTGCCGGGGTCCCCATCTACCCGATCCGCCGCCCCGACACGAAACTGAAATTCAAATTCGCCTCCCAGCGCTATTTCGACGAAGGGGAGGAGATACAGTTGGCTCCGCGCAACTACGGAATCCTGATGCACAAAGTATTCGAGAATATCGAACACGAAGGCCAGATTGCCGAACAACTGGACCTGCTACGGGCTAACGGCATCCTCTCCGATGAAGAGCGGCAACACCTGCGCGACACGATTGCGGATGCATTCGCCGACCCGTTGGTCCGCTCGTGGTTCGCCCCCAAATGGGAAACAGTGCGCAACGAGGCGGACATCATCGTTCCTAGGGAGAGTGCGGTACGGCGTCCCGACCGCGTGTTGACCAAAGGCACCGAAGCGGTCGTGGTGGATTACAAGTTCGGAGCCGTGCAGCGCAAAAGCCATGCTGTGCAAATCCGCGAATACATGGACCTGTTGCGCCGCATGGGTTACCGTACGGTACGGGGATACCTGTGGTACGTGGAATTGCAGCAGGTCGAAACGGTATAG
- a CDS encoding GIN domain-containing protein, whose protein sequence is MKKIALMLLVLTCSLAASAQQSIVSKRLDAFRNIDLSGNLHVELIKADSAHIDVKLNGTNSNRLDWGIKNGTLSVHLRPGGEKGASGDVKIYYDTLSSLKISASNVSVQGTLTQGMIDVDMTAGAIFGADLQLKDICLKITGNSVANLTGSAKYGTLIATSKSKVNARPLTCQDVRVEATSGAEVYVKAVERIQIVANTGGAVYYQGEPEIFRSATKMMGTVNNIGK, encoded by the coding sequence ATGAAAAAAATAGCGCTGATGCTCCTTGTGCTGACCTGCTCACTGGCCGCTTCGGCCCAGCAGTCCATCGTCAGCAAACGGCTGGATGCTTTCCGTAACATAGACCTTTCGGGTAACCTGCATGTCGAGCTGATCAAGGCCGATTCTGCACATATCGATGTGAAGCTCAACGGGACGAACAGCAACCGCCTCGATTGGGGGATCAAAAACGGTACGCTCAGCGTGCACCTGCGCCCCGGGGGCGAGAAGGGGGCCAGCGGAGATGTGAAGATCTATTACGATACGCTGTCATCGCTCAAAATTTCTGCGTCGAACGTTTCCGTGCAGGGTACGTTGACGCAGGGTATGATCGATGTCGATATGACGGCGGGCGCAATTTTCGGTGCCGATCTCCAGCTTAAGGATATTTGTCTGAAAATTACCGGTAATTCGGTTGCGAACCTGACCGGATCGGCCAAGTACGGTACGTTGATCGCCACTTCCAAATCGAAGGTGAATGCCCGTCCGCTCACGTGTCAGGATGTACGTGTCGAGGCTACTTCCGGCGCCGAGGTGTATGTCAAGGCCGTCGAACGTATCCAGATCGTTGCGAACACCGGAGGGGCCGTCTATTATCAGGGCGAGCCCGAGATTTTCCGCAGTGCGACGAAAATGATGGGTACGGTCAACAACATCGGTAAATAG
- a CDS encoding PD-(D/E)XK nuclease family protein, with product MRSFIDEVVSSLYGRYGDDISSLNLVFPSRRARLFFSDALSRVTLRPVWQPRFVDINDLMQQISGIACGDRIELVTELYKVYSRHHDESFDEFYFWGDMLLSDFDQIDKYLIDADVLFTNIGDLHALEDHLAYLTPEQIGIVSRFWQSFGAESNFSDEKARFMSIWRTLGTIYHEYRAALSVQGLAYEGMVHRIAAERIAADDLPDEFPAPESRYVIVGFNALSACEKRLFTWLRNSGRAEFWWDYDDYYVGNADHEAGLFLRSNIREYPAPLDTGPHGRFVQAKEVSVVSAPSDSLQCKYVYTFLEGLLRRGLKPDKETAIVLTDESLLLPVLYSIPDEIGAVNVTMGYPLRQTTAYSFVERLLELQRRKRRKKDGTLQFYHSDVVGILNHPYILEQDSVRSGELIADIQRSQRVYVEAGRIAVPGVTDRIFSAADGWTELADYLQRVLACIGGLPSAEDGPRRREFFSVIIDNLCQVGTSLRDSGLEVTVPVFSSLLRKILQGVRIPYEGEPLSGIQVMGILETRNLDFENVLILSANDDTFPGNLAAGASFIPHNLRLAYGLPTPMHHEGVYAYYFYRLLQRASVVHIAYCSRSDDKHTGEPSRYIYQLDYESPHDVVRTQVPLSVSLAPQHPLAVPKTGEVAERLHAFLDGGGRTFSPTSFYAYIECPLKFCFRSIERLRPEEEVAEEIDLPMFGTILHKAMELLYTPLLNIPEPGRQIRALIGSAAVADAVTRAVSGEYLRDPSLGSDEYGGNVLLVRDIVVRYIDRCILPYDAAHPGFRIEGLEQSVTAPVSFCWGSETHTVTFAGTSDRLDRLTDGRVRVVDYKTGAPKTEFRDLDALFSADSRQRNAAALQTLLYSMMVSRTTGSDVQPALYYVRRMNDPDYSPLLVEGKREVFSFAPYRDPLQAYLQTTLASLFDFSEPFRQCDDRSVCEYCDFREICRR from the coding sequence ATGCGCAGTTTTATCGACGAAGTGGTTTCGTCTTTGTACGGGCGTTACGGCGATGATATTTCATCGCTGAACCTGGTTTTTCCGAGTCGTCGCGCCCGCCTCTTTTTTTCCGACGCCCTTTCGCGTGTTACGCTCCGTCCCGTGTGGCAGCCCCGTTTCGTGGATATCAACGACCTGATGCAGCAAATCTCGGGAATTGCCTGTGGCGATCGCATCGAATTGGTGACCGAACTTTACAAGGTTTACAGCCGGCACCACGACGAAAGTTTCGACGAATTTTATTTTTGGGGCGACATGCTCCTTTCCGACTTCGACCAGATCGATAAATACCTGATCGATGCGGATGTTCTTTTTACCAATATCGGCGATCTGCATGCGCTCGAGGACCATCTTGCCTACCTGACTCCCGAGCAGATCGGCATTGTGTCGCGTTTTTGGCAAAGTTTCGGTGCGGAGAGTAATTTCTCGGACGAAAAAGCACGGTTTATGTCGATCTGGCGCACGTTGGGGACAATCTACCACGAATATCGGGCGGCCCTGTCCGTTCAGGGATTGGCTTACGAGGGGATGGTGCACCGTATCGCGGCCGAACGGATCGCTGCCGACGACCTGCCCGATGAATTTCCCGCGCCCGAGAGCCGTTACGTAATCGTCGGTTTCAACGCGTTGTCCGCTTGCGAGAAGCGCCTGTTTACTTGGTTGCGCAACAGCGGACGGGCCGAATTCTGGTGGGATTACGACGATTATTATGTCGGTAATGCCGATCATGAGGCGGGTTTGTTCCTGCGTTCCAATATCCGGGAATATCCTGCACCGCTGGATACCGGGCCGCACGGCCGTTTCGTACAGGCGAAAGAGGTCTCGGTAGTTTCGGCCCCGTCGGACAGCCTGCAGTGCAAGTATGTGTATACGTTTCTCGAAGGATTGTTGCGACGCGGTCTTAAACCGGACAAAGAGACGGCGATCGTACTGACCGACGAGAGCCTGCTGCTCCCGGTGCTTTATTCTATTCCCGATGAGATCGGTGCGGTCAATGTGACGATGGGTTATCCGTTGCGGCAGACCACGGCCTATTCGTTCGTCGAGCGGCTGTTGGAGTTGCAACGCCGCAAGCGCCGGAAGAAAGACGGCACGCTCCAGTTCTACCACAGCGATGTCGTGGGCATTCTTAACCATCCTTACATACTGGAACAGGATAGTGTCCGCTCCGGGGAGCTGATCGCCGATATCCAACGCAGCCAGCGGGTCTATGTGGAAGCCGGGCGGATTGCCGTTCCCGGGGTTACCGACCGTATTTTTTCCGCTGCGGACGGATGGACGGAGCTTGCCGATTATTTGCAACGGGTACTTGCCTGTATCGGCGGATTGCCGTCAGCCGAAGACGGTCCGCGCCGGCGCGAGTTCTTTTCGGTGATTATCGATAATCTCTGCCAGGTCGGTACGTCGCTTCGGGACAGTGGCCTGGAGGTTACGGTGCCGGTCTTTTCATCGTTGCTGAGAAAAATCCTGCAAGGCGTCCGCATCCCCTACGAAGGGGAACCGCTCAGCGGAATACAGGTGATGGGGATACTCGAAACCCGTAACCTCGATTTCGAGAATGTGCTGATCCTTTCGGCCAACGACGATACGTTCCCGGGCAATTTGGCCGCCGGGGCGTCGTTTATCCCGCATAACCTGCGGCTTGCCTACGGGTTGCCTACGCCGATGCACCATGAAGGAGTTTATGCCTATTACTTTTACCGGTTGTTGCAGCGCGCTTCGGTCGTACACATCGCTTACTGTTCCCGCAGCGACGACAAGCACACTGGCGAACCGAGCCGCTATATCTATCAACTGGATTACGAGTCGCCGCACGATGTGGTGCGGACTCAGGTGCCGCTCAGCGTAAGCCTCGCCCCGCAACACCCGCTCGCAGTGCCCAAAACTGGCGAGGTGGCGGAACGGCTGCATGCATTCCTGGACGGCGGGGGACGTACTTTTTCGCCTACGTCGTTCTATGCCTATATCGAATGTCCCCTCAAATTCTGTTTCCGCAGTATTGAACGGCTCCGGCCCGAGGAGGAGGTCGCCGAGGAGATCGATCTGCCGATGTTCGGGACGATCTTGCACAAAGCGATGGAACTGCTTTACACGCCGCTGTTGAATATTCCGGAACCCGGGCGGCAAATCCGTGCACTGATCGGATCTGCGGCGGTTGCCGATGCGGTTACCCGGGCGGTTAGCGGCGAGTACCTGCGTGATCCGTCGCTCGGCAGCGACGAATACGGCGGGAATGTCTTGCTGGTGCGAGATATCGTCGTACGTTATATCGATCGTTGCATCCTGCCCTATGACGCCGCTCATCCAGGCTTTCGGATTGAAGGTTTGGAACAGTCGGTCACGGCCCCGGTCTCCTTCTGTTGGGGTAGTGAAACACATACCGTGACCTTTGCGGGTACGTCCGACCGGCTCGACCGGTTGACGGACGGACGTGTTCGTGTGGTGGATTACAAAACGGGAGCGCCGAAAACCGAATTTCGGGATCTCGACGCGCTTTTTTCGGCCGACAGCCGGCAGCGCAATGCTGCCGCTTTGCAGACACTGCTCTATTCGATGATGGTAAGCCGCACGACCGGCAGTGACGTACAACCGGCGCTTTACTATGTTCGCCGGATGAACGATCCCGATTACTCGCCGTTGCTGGTCGAAGGTAAGCGGGAAGTATTTTCGTTCGCTCCGTACCGGGATCCCTTGCAGGCGTATTTGCAGACGACGCTCGCTTCGCTGTTCGATTTCTCGGAACCGTTCCGCCAGTGCGACGATCGCTCGGTTTGCGAATACTGCGATTTCCGCGAAATCTGCCGGAGATAG
- a CDS encoding glutamine synthetase III family protein, whose translation MATLRFKALDEISRRELIETKLSDQKISGYFGADVFDRETMRQYIAKDAYESLCNAIDEGRRIDRKFANQIAQGMKTWAMERGATHYSHWFQPLNDSTAEKHDAFFEPMQGGGSFETFKGELLVQQEPDASSFPNGGLRNTFEARGYSAWDPSSPAFIIDKTLCIPSIFIAYTGEALDFKTPLLKSLQVVCKAAEDVCQYFDKDVKKVNVTLGWEQEYFLVDEALFLARPDLMQTGRTLMGHIAAKDQQLDDHYFGAIPSRVLEYMKEFEEQAYRLGIPIKTRHNEVAPNQFECAPMFEEANIAVDHNTLLMTVMRKVALKHKLRVLFHEKPFAGVNGSGKHCNWSMMTDTGVNLLAPGKTPKNNIQFLTFFVNAIKAAHDYGTLFMASIATQSNSHRLGAHEAPPAVMSVFAGSTLSDMLDSIEERVSDKKMTPDEKTDIKLDIGKIPDILLDNTDRNRTSPFAFTGNRFEFRATGSSHTCAAPLTVINTAIAEELIQFKKEVDALIDKGVKKDEAILQVIRKYIIASKKIRFEGNGYSQAWLDEAGKRGLESIGSIPEAFTVFNRPQYKELLTKHGVYSESEICARYEINLEILIKKIQIESRVLADMAANHIVPTAIKYQNVLIQNVQGLKDIMPDEYMELASEEIRAITKIAKYVKSIREHNRQMIDARKKYNNTENIIERANGYWDVVRPIMSVIRQDIDKLELIVDDELWPLPKYREMMSIN comes from the coding sequence ATGGCTACACTCCGTTTCAAGGCACTGGACGAGATCTCCCGGAGGGAATTGATCGAGACCAAACTATCGGATCAAAAAATATCGGGTTATTTCGGGGCCGACGTGTTCGACCGCGAAACCATGCGGCAATATATCGCCAAAGATGCTTACGAAAGCCTCTGCAATGCGATCGACGAAGGGCGGCGCATCGACCGCAAATTCGCAAACCAGATCGCACAGGGTATGAAAACCTGGGCGATGGAACGCGGAGCAACGCACTACTCGCATTGGTTCCAGCCGCTGAACGACTCGACCGCAGAAAAACACGACGCTTTCTTCGAACCGATGCAGGGCGGTGGTTCGTTCGAAACCTTCAAAGGCGAACTGCTCGTACAGCAGGAACCCGACGCGTCGAGTTTTCCCAACGGAGGATTGCGCAACACGTTCGAAGCGCGCGGCTATTCAGCCTGGGATCCGTCGTCTCCGGCCTTTATCATCGACAAAACCCTCTGCATCCCAAGCATTTTTATCGCTTATACGGGCGAAGCGCTCGACTTCAAGACCCCGCTGCTCAAATCGCTGCAAGTGGTTTGCAAAGCCGCAGAGGATGTCTGCCAGTATTTCGACAAAGATGTCAAAAAGGTGAACGTCACGCTGGGCTGGGAGCAGGAGTACTTTCTGGTAGACGAAGCGCTCTTCCTCGCACGTCCCGACCTGATGCAAACCGGAAGGACGCTGATGGGGCACATCGCGGCAAAAGACCAGCAGCTCGACGACCACTATTTCGGAGCGATCCCGAGCCGCGTACTGGAATATATGAAGGAGTTCGAAGAACAGGCTTACCGGCTCGGCATTCCGATCAAAACCCGCCACAACGAAGTGGCACCCAACCAGTTCGAATGTGCTCCGATGTTCGAAGAGGCCAACATCGCGGTCGACCACAACACGCTGCTGATGACCGTTATGCGCAAAGTGGCGCTGAAACACAAACTGCGGGTGCTGTTTCACGAAAAGCCGTTCGCCGGGGTGAACGGATCGGGCAAACACTGCAACTGGTCGATGATGACCGACACGGGTGTGAACCTATTGGCCCCGGGCAAAACCCCGAAGAACAACATCCAGTTCCTCACCTTCTTCGTCAACGCGATCAAGGCCGCACACGACTACGGCACGCTGTTTATGGCCTCGATCGCCACCCAGTCCAATTCGCACCGCCTCGGCGCACACGAAGCACCACCGGCCGTGATGTCGGTTTTCGCCGGTTCGACCCTGTCGGACATGCTCGACTCGATCGAAGAGAGGGTCAGCGACAAGAAGATGACGCCCGATGAAAAGACCGACATCAAGCTCGACATCGGTAAAATTCCCGACATCCTGCTCGACAACACCGACCGCAACCGCACCTCGCCGTTCGCCTTTACCGGCAACCGGTTCGAATTCCGCGCCACGGGATCGTCGCACACTTGCGCGGCGCCGCTGACGGTCATCAATACGGCTATCGCCGAAGAGCTGATCCAATTCAAAAAAGAGGTCGATGCACTGATCGATAAAGGAGTCAAAAAGGATGAAGCTATCCTGCAGGTAATCCGCAAATACATTATCGCATCGAAAAAAATCCGTTTCGAAGGCAACGGTTACAGTCAGGCATGGCTCGACGAGGCCGGTAAACGCGGACTGGAAAGCATCGGCAGCATTCCGGAAGCATTCACGGTGTTCAACCGTCCGCAATACAAAGAACTGCTGACGAAACACGGCGTTTACAGCGAATCGGAAATCTGCGCACGGTACGAAATCAACCTGGAGATTCTGATCAAAAAGATCCAGATCGAATCGCGCGTACTGGCCGATATGGCTGCGAACCACATCGTGCCGACGGCGATCAAGTACCAAAATGTGCTGATCCAAAACGTGCAGGGGCTCAAAGATATCATGCCAGACGAATACATGGAACTCGCTTCGGAAGAGATTCGTGCGATCACCAAGATCGCGAAATACGTCAAGTCGATCCGCGAACACAACCGCCAGATGATCGACGCACGCAAGAAATACAACAATACGGAGAATATCATCGAACGGGCCAACGGTTACTGGGACGTGGTACGTCCGATCATGTCGGTCATCCGGCAGGATATCGACAAACTGGAACTGATCGTCGACGACGAACTGTGGCCGTTGCCGAAATACCGGGAAATGATGTCGATCAACTAA
- a CDS encoding M23 family metallopeptidase — protein sequence MDKPRLIRFKELVPHRHEQQVAFRKKFWRAVIHVFAWTGMAILYYIAFSFFFDTPVEYRMKSSTRLLRNEYKKLDKRYDTIQRILDNVVERDRHIFRTLFESDPYSFDNDYGEKELAAHEELLSKTNRELGDLFFSKLNTLEKKASDQLYLIAEMEQHADSLKDGLNYIPAIQPVINKDLTLLTASYGMRIHPFYKTLTAHQGVDYTVSEGSRVFATADGRVSRVITQRTSSGNTVIINHGNGYETSYSHLGKIYVKQGQSVRRGDIIAQSGNSGLSLAPHLHYEIIHNGMRIDPVHYFFMELDYKDYRKIIRIAQSGMQSFD from the coding sequence ATGGACAAACCCCGACTCATCCGCTTCAAAGAGCTCGTGCCGCACCGGCACGAACAGCAGGTCGCGTTCAGGAAAAAGTTCTGGCGTGCAGTCATCCATGTGTTCGCATGGACCGGGATGGCTATCCTTTATTATATAGCCTTCTCGTTCTTTTTCGACACACCGGTCGAATACCGGATGAAATCCTCGACGAGACTGCTACGCAACGAATACAAGAAACTGGACAAGCGTTACGACACGATACAAAGGATCTTAGACAATGTGGTCGAGCGCGACCGGCACATTTTCCGGACATTGTTCGAATCCGATCCTTACAGTTTCGACAACGATTACGGAGAGAAGGAACTGGCGGCCCACGAAGAGTTGTTGTCGAAGACAAACCGGGAACTGGGGGACCTGTTCTTCAGCAAGCTCAATACCCTTGAAAAGAAAGCCAGCGACCAGCTCTACCTGATCGCCGAAATGGAACAGCACGCCGATTCTCTCAAAGACGGTCTCAACTATATTCCGGCCATTCAGCCCGTCATCAATAAAGATCTGACACTATTGACCGCTTCTTATGGCATGCGCATCCATCCGTTCTACAAAACCCTGACCGCACATCAGGGCGTCGATTACACCGTCAGCGAAGGGTCCCGCGTATTCGCCACCGCCGACGGACGGGTCAGCCGTGTCATCACGCAGCGCACCTCGTCGGGAAACACCGTAATCATCAATCACGGCAACGGGTATGAAACTTCATACAGCCACCTGGGCAAAATCTATGTCAAACAGGGCCAAAGCGTCCGGCGCGGCGATATCATCGCCCAGTCGGGCAACAGCGGCCTGTCGCTCGCCCCGCACCTGCACTACGAAATTATCCATAACGGCATGCGGATCGATCCGGTACACTACTTCTTTATGGAACTCGACTACAAGGATTACCGCAAAATCATCCGCATCGCCCAGAGCGGTATGCAATCGTTCGACTAA
- a CDS encoding peptidoglycan DD-metalloendopeptidase family protein: MAKKRYKFNPQTLTYEVITIPFRIKFYRALRKVLIGFILASIVNVLFSFFFYTPKMYRISRDNNELLIKYNMLNDKLRAATARLQEIRHRDNSVYRSLFGTDSLNMQGIYTPYPDSKYKHLNNDLYTPLMVSTWKELDGMSRLLYLESKSLDELEELSKNKEMMAEAIPAIWPVNKRNLRGHIGAFGTRRHPVTGRIAGHQGIDLGGRVGDPVYATGNGRVAFNNEGERGYGKQVLINHGFGYKTRYAHLSKILVAPGQYVRRGELIGEVGSTGRSTGPHLHYEVIYRGLHVDPLNYFSRDMSEEEFAKIVESAQATTYETE, translated from the coding sequence ATGGCAAAAAAACGCTATAAATTCAACCCGCAGACCCTCACTTACGAGGTCATCACCATCCCTTTTCGGATCAAATTCTACCGGGCTTTGCGAAAAGTGCTGATCGGATTCATCCTCGCTTCGATCGTAAACGTGCTTTTTTCGTTCTTTTTCTACACGCCCAAAATGTACCGCATCAGTCGTGACAACAACGAACTGCTGATCAAATACAACATGCTGAACGACAAACTGCGCGCCGCTACGGCCCGGCTGCAGGAGATCCGCCACCGCGACAACAGCGTCTATCGTTCGCTGTTCGGCACCGATTCGCTGAATATGCAGGGAATCTATACCCCCTACCCGGACAGCAAATACAAACACCTGAACAACGACCTCTACACGCCCCTGATGGTTTCGACCTGGAAAGAGCTGGACGGAATGAGCCGACTGCTGTACCTCGAGTCCAAATCGCTCGACGAGCTGGAGGAACTCAGCAAAAACAAGGAGATGATGGCCGAAGCGATTCCCGCCATCTGGCCGGTCAACAAACGCAACCTGCGCGGACACATCGGTGCATTCGGTACCCGGCGCCATCCGGTCACCGGACGTATCGCCGGCCACCAGGGAATCGACCTGGGCGGACGGGTCGGAGACCCCGTTTATGCCACGGGCAACGGCCGAGTAGCTTTCAATAACGAGGGCGAACGCGGTTACGGCAAACAGGTATTGATCAACCACGGTTTCGGTTACAAAACCCGTTATGCGCACTTGAGCAAAATCCTCGTCGCGCCGGGCCAGTATGTCCGCCGCGGTGAGCTGATCGGCGAAGTAGGCAGTACGGGACGCTCGACGGGACCGCATCTCCATTACGAAGTGATCTACCGCGGGCTGCACGTCGATCCGCTCAACTACTTCAGCCGAGACATGAGCGAAGAAGAGTTCGCCAAAATCGTCGAGTCGGCACAGGCCACTACATACGAAACGGAATAA